Genomic window (Cenarchaeum symbiont of Oopsacas minuta):
TGTTGGAAGCGTCGAAAAGAGATTATCTGATCTAAAAAAGAAGAGATGTCTTGTATTTGTTTTAATTGATTCTGAGATTGCTAATGTATCCATGTCAGTAGACCTTGCAAAAAGCTCCGAGATTGCTGGCGCATCAGCTATTCTAGTAGGAGGTTCTACTTCAACGGATCAGATGGGTATTGCTGAAACCGTTAAAAAACTAAAAAAAGTGGTTAAAATTCCAATAATTTTATTCCCAGGTAACATTACTGGTGTGGTTCCAAACGCAGATGCAATTCTGTTTAGTTCTCTCTTAAACTCAGAAAATCCATACTATATTTCACAAGCACAGGCTCTTGGTGCTCCCAATGTCATTCGATTGGGTCTAGAGTCACTTCCTACTGCATATTTGATTATAGGAGAAGGTACAGCTGCATGGTTTGTAGGTAATGCTAAAGGCATTCCATTTGAAAAACCTAGCATAGCGGCTGCATATTCAATGGCTGCTAGATGTTTGGGAATGAGATTTGTATATCTAGAAGCAGGATCTGGAGCATCTGAGAGCGTAAGGCCGGATATGGTAAAGATGGTTAGAAAGGTCTTTGATGGATTCTTGATAGTTGGGGGAGGTATAAGAGACGCAAAAGGAGCAAAAAAGATAGCCGATGCTGGAGCTGACGCGATCGTACTTGGAACTATACTAGAGAAAAAAGACAAGAGCAATAAACTTGTAGACATTATTAAGACAGTGAACAGATCCAAACGGTAATTTGGTGGTTATGAATACTGCAATAGAACATATACGCAGTATGGACATTCCAGATTACTATGCTGAATATTACAGTGATTTGACGGTTAAAACTGATAAAGTATACGAGCATATAGCCAAGGCAAAATCAGTTCTAACCGATGTTACTTCGTCTATTGAACCAAAAATTGCATATGATTTAGCAGATAGAGTGGCAAAAATGCACGAAATCGAGGAGATAGCAACACCAATCCGACTTTTGCTCAAAAATAATGGAAAAGAATTTGCTGCCATGACATTTGCAAAAGATCTAGCCTTGGGCAAATATCAACCAAAAGATACAACGCTTAAAGATCGTCTAGATTTGGCAGTTAGGGTAGGGTTGGCCATTGTAACTGAAGGTGTTACAATTGCCCCTTTGCAGGGAATATCTGATGTACAGATACGCAAAAATAAAGACGGTACAGAATACCTTTCAGTATCTATAGCAGGTCCGATGCGTTCTGCAGGAGGTACGGAATCTGCAGTAACCATACTTATAGCTGATCATGTAAGAAAAACTGTAGGTCTTGGAACTTATCAGGCCAACTCATTTGGAGACGACGAAACAGGTCGTTTTGTAGAAGAGCTACGTACATACGAACGTGAAGCTAGTAATTTTCAATTTCATGTATTAGACGAAGATATCGTAACAGTGATATCCAATCTACCAGTGGAAATTGATGGACCTAGCACAGATCCATTTGATGTTGTTAATCACAAAGGTATGACTCGAATAAAAACGGATCAAGTAAGAGGTGGAACATTAAGAGTAATCAACGATGGTCTCATAGGTAGATCAAAAAAACTGCTAAAACGCATAGAAAAATACAATATGGATGGATGGGAATGGCTCAAAGATCTAAAAGGTGTTGTGCAATCAGGTGATGATGAAGATGCTTCATCAAAGAGAATGGATGAAGTTATAGTAGGCAGATCGGTTTTATCAACTCAAAATGGCAGTGGGGGTTTTAGACTTCGTTATGGTAGGGCATGTAATACTGGCTTTACTTCTATGGGATTTCATCCGGCAATACCTGAAATTCTAGATCATACCATAACAGTTGGAACTCAGATAAAGACCGACATACCAGGCAAGGGAGCTGTGGTGGCCATGGTAGATTCTATCGAAACTCCGATTGTTTTGCTTAAAAACGGCGACGTGATCAAGATTCGTGATGCAATACATGGCAGGGATGTGCGCAATCAGATTGCAAAAATACTATATCTAGGAGATGTTTTAGTCTCATTTGGAGATTTTCTCGAAAACAATGCCCAAATGATGCCAACAGGATATGTTGAAGAATATTGGGTCGAAGAAATGAGGTTAAAAGACAAAGATTTGGCTTTAAAATACGTAAAAATCCCTCCAACTCTAGATCATGCTTTGATTATGTGCTCCAAATTAGGTATGGCATTACATCCAAAATATCTTCATTATTGGGATCAATTAGACAAGAACGGTCTACAAAGTCTACTTTCTCCCGTAGAATATGATCCCCAAAAAATAGTCCTTGAACATAAAGCAAAAGCAGCACTAGAGAAAATTGGGATTCCTCACACAATATCAAAGTCACATATTATGTTAAAAGGTGATGAAGCACATATCTTATATCATCTGTTGTATAAACATCCTATTTCCATCTCTGAAAAATACGACGTACTTGAAACAATATCAAAAACTTCTGGCATAACAGTCCGCCCAAAATATTCTGTTTCAGTAGGAATAAGAATAGGCCGTCCAGAAAAGGCGGCACCGCGAGATATGAAGCCTCCAGTTCATTGCCTTTTTCCAGTAAATAAAACTGGTGGTCCAACACGTGATATTACAAAGGCTGCAAAACGTGAAGATTTCTATGCCAACATATCAGATCGAATATGTGCATCATGCGGTAAGATATCTCTGACAATAAAATGCAATGGGTGTGGCAAAAAAACTTCTATATCATACAAATGTAAACAATGCAAAAAACTTGCAGATGAACCATTTTGCAATGATTGTGAAAAACCAATTTATGCTTATTCCAACAAAAAATTTCCATTAAAAGAATTTCTCATCAAGGCACAAAGTACAGTAAATATTAGAGCAAAGTCACCACTCAAAGGTGTTGTAGATCTTATTAGTCAATACAAGATAGCAGAGCCACTTGAAAAAGGACTAATTCGACAAAACTATGGTCTAACTGTATTCCGAGA
Coding sequences:
- a CDS encoding DNA polymerase II large subunit: MNTAIEHIRSMDIPDYYAEYYSDLTVKTDKVYEHIAKAKSVLTDVTSSIEPKIAYDLADRVAKMHEIEEIATPIRLLLKNNGKEFAAMTFAKDLALGKYQPKDTTLKDRLDLAVRVGLAIVTEGVTIAPLQGISDVQIRKNKDGTEYLSVSIAGPMRSAGGTESAVTILIADHVRKTVGLGTYQANSFGDDETGRFVEELRTYEREASNFQFHVLDEDIVTVISNLPVEIDGPSTDPFDVVNHKGMTRIKTDQVRGGTLRVINDGLIGRSKKLLKRIEKYNMDGWEWLKDLKGVVQSGDDEDASSKRMDEVIVGRSVLSTQNGSGGFRLRYGRACNTGFTSMGFHPAIPEILDHTITVGTQIKTDIPGKGAVVAMVDSIETPIVLLKNGDVIKIRDAIHGRDVRNQIAKILYLGDVLVSFGDFLENNAQMMPTGYVEEYWVEEMRLKDKDLALKYVKIPPTLDHALIMCSKLGMALHPKYLHYWDQLDKNGLQSLLSPVEYDPQKIVLEHKAKAALEKIGIPHTISKSHIMLKGDEAHILYHLLYKHPISISEKYDVLETISKTSGITVRPKYSVSVGIRIGRPEKAAPRDMKPPVHCLFPVNKTGGPTRDITKAAKREDFYANISDRICASCGKISLTIKCNGCGKKTSISYKCKQCKKLADEPFCNDCEKPIYAYSNKKFPLKEFLIKAQSTVNIRAKSPLKGVVDLISQYKIAEPLEKGLIRQNYGLTVFRDGTIRFDATNTPLTHFRPEWINTSVEELRDLGYTKDYKGNDLISDNQTIEIRMQDVVIPIDCAKHLINVSKYVDMELEKIYGNPCFYNISNLKDLLGHLVIGLAPHTSVGILARVIGFTDTQTCFGTPNWHSAKRRDADGDADSIMLYADALLNFSKNFLSDRIGGLMDAPLLIQPLVLPNESQPQAHNLEVVKNFPIEFYKITKSMPKATDVKSVVTVKDRLGKREMYSGYDFTHETSLLASSNPHSAYVTLTSVHAKLDLQIKNAEIINAVDQAKTVSNIVSTHLVPDIMGNLRSYNKQIFRCTSCDKKYRRPPLSKKCVCGNVPIGTITRAGVEKYLGFAIRLVDKYDVGSYQYGRIHALADEIKLVFGESTGDQSLLSDFAN
- a CDS encoding Geranylgeranylglyceryl phosphate synthase-like protein (pcrB), producing the protein MVVGSVEKRLSDLKKKRCLVFVLIDSEIANVSMSVDLAKSSEIAGASAILVGGSTSTDQMGIAETVKKLKKVVKIPIILFPGNITGVVPNADAILFSSLLNSENPYYISQAQALGAPNVIRLGLESLPTAYLIIGEGTAAWFVGNAKGIPFEKPSIAAAYSMAARCLGMRFVYLEAGSGASESVRPDMVKMVRKVFDGFLIVGGGIRDAKGAKKIADAGADAIVLGTILEKKDKSNKLVDIIKTVNRSKR